In Lusitaniella coriacea LEGE 07157, the genomic stretch TAGTCCATTGCTAGACTCAGAGGTAACAGGGGAGGGTAAAGGAGGTAGAAGCATCAATGTTTGAACCAGAAAATCTAGCCTCAAACTCTACCAGATTCTGGCTCTCGTGAAAATGAAATAGCCCTGCCATCAGAAATACTTTTTTCTGATGAAAATCTTCAAAACTCTTGCAAACAAAATCAAACGAACAATAGAATAATTGCTTAATTATCTAGATCTGAGAAGATATTCTGAAAAACTAACTGAGTAAAGGCTTAACCAAGCTAACCACATTGTTCTACGTCGATTAACCCCTTCTTGATTGAGTATTGACTTTGGAAAAAGAGTAGCAGCAACAGAAATCAATTGATATTCTAAAGCAGTTAGTGTTGTATTGCCAAATTCGGGAAAGATCCCAATACTTCCTTTTTGCCAAGCATGAATTAAAAAAAACACATCTTTTTTTAATCGAGGTATATTGCTTGGATATGCGTTTGGATAATTATCAAATAGGAGACTTGCCCAATTTTGATACGTGCGTTTTATTTTGTTGTGCGGATGATTCGGACAAATAACAGCACTTAAATTTCCTATGTGATAAGCATAGTTGTCTCCCCATCGACAAAAATAATTTTTGTTTCCATTATTGTTAATTCCCTTGATATTTGCTGATAAATTATTACCCCTATTACCAAATTTTTCAGACTTGCCAATGTATAGAGGGACAACCAAATCACTATTATCATCGTTTTTCATCTGATAATACATTGTGTAAATCAGTCCTTCGTATATATCTGTTCCAGCTTCAAAATCTTGTATTACTTTACTTACTTCTTCAATGACAAGATTTTCCATCTGCTCCGAACGTTGCAAAATTAAACGATTATTTTTTCCATATTCTTTGATGTTTACTATATTTCCGTTAGTACTGAATAAGGGAATATTTAATTTATCTTGAAAATATCGACCGCAAAAATCATTCCATAATTTTAATTTCTTGTTATCCATAAGCTACAACACATCATAGAAGTGCTTTATCACAAAATCCTTACCGTTCCATCTCGTTACTGGTTCACCCCCAAATCATAATTTCAATGTATCGCAGCTTATTTTTTGATAGAGGGTGTTTATCTTCAATCCTTTACAAGGCAAGGACAAAATAGATCGAATGAACTAAATTTCAAGCACGATCGCGCAAGGCTATATCTCTGAGAAGATCGCGCGCGTCTCATTTCTCCACTCGCATCGGATGCAATCTTAGATTCTTTTAAACGGAGAGGGAGGGATTCGAACCCTCGTTAGCGTTTCCACTAAACAGCATTTCCAGTGCTGCGCCTTCAACCACTCGGCCACCTCTCCAATAGGTATCGCAATTTACGATAGTACAACACGATCGCGCGTTTTGTTACGCTAAATTTCTTTTTTTGAGTTCTTTCCCCGTCCCTATTCCCCTTAAAATGAAGCTATGAAACGTTTTTATACCATTGAAATCCGCGATCGCGCGACCCAACAAACCCACATTCTGCAAGTCCCAGACGACCGCTATATTCTCCACAGCGCCGAAGACCAAGGCGTTAGCTTGCCCTTTTCCTGTCGTAATGGCGCTTGTACCACCTGTGCCGCGCGCGTCATCTCCGGCGACATCTATCAACCCGAAGCGATGGGACTCTCTCCAGACCTGCAAAATCAAGGCTATGCACTTCTTTGCGTCGGCTACCCTCGTTCCGATTTAGTCGTAGAAACCCAAGACGAAGATGAAGTCTACGAACTTCAATTTGGACGCTACTTTGGCAAAGGAAAAATTCGCTTCGGACTCCCCTTAGATGAAGACTAATCCAATAGGTAAATGGGTTTTAAGTTCCTGCATTCTGCAATTCAAAACGCAATAATCCTCCTATGTTTAATCGGATTGGCAAGTTGCAAAACTTCTCCCCCTCCCGAAGGACAGCGCGCGATCGTCCAGCGCATCGTCAGCGGACAAACCATAGAAGTCCTCTTCCCCTCCCAAAAACCCGCGCTCATCGAAAAAGTTCGACTCCTGGGCATTGATGCTCCCGACTTACAGCAAGAACCCTGGGGCAAAGCCGCCAAAAATGCCCTAACAGAACGCCTCGGTCAACAAGCCGCCATTCTGCTAGAATCCGATCGCGAACCCATCGATTCCTTTGGTCGTCGCCTAGCCTACGTCTGGTACGAAGACAAATTGATCAACGAAGAACTGATCGCCCAAGGGTTCGTTTTAGAGCGGTCTAGAACGCCCAACACCAAATACAGCCAGCGATTGAGTCGCGCCCAAGAATACGCCCGAACAATGGGTTACGGTATTTGGAACCCCGAAAACCCCCTACGTCAAACACCGAGTGCATTTCGCTCAAAAAAGTAAGGGAGATCGCCACTAAAACCCATGACAGAAGACAAACAACAACTGCAAAACTTCCTCGATATCGCCACAGAAGCCGTTCTCCGCGCCGGAGTCGTCCTGAAAGACTACTGGGGCAACCTTAAGGCTATTGAAGAAAAAGGCAGTGGCGGCGATTTAGTCACAGAAGTCGATAAAAAATCCGAAGCTATCGTTTTACAAGTATTGCGCGATCGCGTCCCCCACCATCCCATCCTCGCAGAAGAATCCGGTCAACTAGGCAAAACCGAAAACAGCGAATACCTCTGGGCAATCGACCCCCTAGACGGAACCACCAACTACGCCCATAACTATCCCGTCGCCTGCATCTCCGTTGCCCTCCTCATCAACGGCAAACCCTGCGTCGGTGCAATCTATAACCCTTTCAGAAACGAACTCTTCCGCGCCGCCCTCGGTTTGGGCGCAACCCTCAACTACCGACCCATTCGCGTCTCCTCCACCGCAACCCTAAGTAACAGCCTTCTCGCATCGGGCTTTGCCTACGACAGGCGGGAAACCCTCGATAACAATTACGCCGAATTTTGTTACCTCACCCACCTCACCCAAGGCGTTCGACGTGCCGGTTCTGCTGCTCTCGATTTAGCCGCCGTTGCCTGCGGGCGCTTCGAGGGGTATTGGGAGAGAGGCATCAAACCCTGGGATATTGCCGCAGGAATTATCCTAGTTGAAGAAGCAGGGGGAAGGGTTACCGCTTACGATGGCAGTCCTTTCGTCATGAATTCCGGACGCATTCTTGCAACCAACAGTCACATCCACAGCAGCCTGAGTCGCGCGCTGCTTGACACTCCACCCCTCGACCAATGGGCTAAGGGAATTCCACAATAAGCGCAATCGGGGAGTAATAGATCGGGGAGTTTACCGTAGACTCCCACAAATCGGAGTGTTACGCTTGGGAGAGATGTTCCTACACGGGGTTTAACTTGCCTACACAGGTAAGTCCAACTCCACCAAATCCTCATTTTCAGCCCTAAACCTGCAAAAGAAGAATCTGCTTCTTCGAGAATCTGAGCGCTGCTATACCAATCCCAGGGGAATCTAGGACATACTATTAATTAAATGGAACTTTCGCCACAGAACCGGAAAAAATATACCTTATGTCTTTTAAAATTAAACGCGGACTGTTTAAATTTGATTTGACGGATCACCATGCTGTTTTGGGGATTCCGATTAATGCGGATACGAAACAAGCTCGCAAACAATACCTCAAAATTGCTAGAAGTCTGCACCCAGACACCGTAAAAAGCAAAAGCGATGTTGAGAAAAAACAAGCTAGTGAACTGCTTTCTAAGCTTGTCAATCCAGCATACGAACAATTATCAAAAAGTGCTTCCCAGAACGAATACCAATTAGTCCTTTCCCAAACAGGAAAACGCCTAGCAGGGGAGCGTAACAAACCCGCTCTAGAAAGCGACATCGCGAAACAACTCGCTCGTGCGGGGGCAAACATCGACACGGCTTATCAAACCGCGCTCAAACAGCTTGCTTCCTCCCAGTACGAAGATCCCGCCCAAGCTTTAAAAACCATTGCTGAGATTAGCGAACTCAATATGGTCTATTTAATGTGCAAGCAAGGATCTGGTGTAGGGGTTAAATCCAAAGCCCAACCCACTGGAAGTTCAAATGCATCTCCGAAATCGCCAACGGGGTCAAAACCACCCGCTTCCGCTCAAGCTCAACCGGAAAAAACTTCTCCAGTCGATCCCTACGTTCGTCGCGCCCAAGAGTACATTAAAAAGAATAATTATGCCAAGGCGGTATTAGAGTTGCGCGATGCCCTCAAGCTCGAACCCAATAATAGTAGCTGTCACGCAATGCTCGGCATGACCTACTTGAGACAAAATCAAGTCACAATGGCGAAAGTTCACATCAACAAAGCCCTCGCTTCCAATCCGGAAGAACCCCTTGCCCTTCAAGGTAAAAAGGCTCTAGATCGGATAATGGGACAAACAACACCCAGCAGCAATAAAAGTTCTGCGGCTGCGTCTCAAAGTAAATCTTCCCAACAACAATCGAAGAAAGGATTATTTGGGGGAATGTTTGGCGGTAAGAAAAAGTAATGTCAAATCCTTCAAATTGCCCATTATAAAAATTCACCGTGTCTTCCACTCTCCTCGGTCAGCGTTCCCTTGCGCCTTGTCGGCGGCGCGGGGTCTGACTGTTCACCGTGTCCGCCCTTGCTGAGGGCATTCAACCGGATTTTATATAATGGGCGGTCAACAGCGTATGCTTAAAAGTATCGCAGTTGAGAGAGACGAAAAATGTCCACGATCCACCAACCCCCAGCAGGTGCTAGGGATTTGCTCCCGTTAGAAGTTGCTCAAAAACGTTGGATCGCTGACCGATTGCAGGCGGTTTTTCATCGATGGGGCTATCAGCGCATTATCACTTCAACCCTTGAATGGTTAGAGACGCTCACTGCTGGTGGAGCAATTCAACGGTCAACGGTGATTAAGCTTGAGGATAGTTCGGAAGGGGCATTAGGTCTGCGGCCAGAACTCACAGCTTCAATCGCTAGAGCAGCAGTAACGCGGATGGCAGGAGAAACCTATCCCCAGCGTTTGTATTATAATGCCAACGTTTTTCGGCGCGCCCATAGCGGTCACTACGGCAAGCAATTAGAGTTTTATCAATCGGGAGTCGAACTCCTATTCGCTGGGGGAGTACTGGCGGATACAGAGATTCTGTTACTGCTGGTTGAGTGTTTGCATAACCTGGGTTTGGGGGAGTGGAATTTGGTTTTAGGAGAGGCTGGATTGACGCGATCTCTTCTTTCTCCATTCCCTGATACGGTGCGAGAAAAAGTGCGCTATTGTATTGCCAATCTCGATCGCGTAACTTTAGAAAATTTACCCCTTTCCCCAGAATGCCTCGAACGTGCATTGCTTCTTTTTGACTTGCGAGGAAAACCAGAAGATGTCCTGCAAAAAGTGGCTTTGTTGGATTTAGACGAAACCGCACGGGAAACTGTCAATAATCTGAAATCCCTCGTGGAACTCCTCGCGCAAAATAGTCCCGTTTCTCTTCCTTTGACCCTCGACCTCAGCTTGCTAGAAACCATCGATTATTATACGGGGATCGTGTTTGAGGTAGTTGATGCAACCCATACCCGAATTTTAGGGAAGGGGGGACGCTACGATCGATTATTAGGACTGTACCATCCGCAAGGTCAAACCTCTCCCGGTATTGGTTTTGCCCTCAATTTGGAAGATTTGCACGCTTGCTTGCTCTCTTCCCCCCAACTGCCTCAAACTACCCCTAGCAGTGATTGGTTGGTTATTCCTCCAAATCCTCAAAATGCAAATGCGGCATTAGCCTACGCTCAGAAGTTGAGAGCATCCCAGCATTTAGTGCGCGTTGAAATCGATTTGGGCGGGCGCTCTCGCGAAGATATTCGCAAATATGCCCGTCATTGCCGAATTTCTCGTTTGGCTTGGATTCAGCCCGATGGAACGCCGGAAATCGAGACACTGAAAGTTTAAGAAGAGAACAATGCCCCATACAATCGTCACTAATATTTGCGAAGGCGTTGCGGATTGCGTTGATGCCTGTCCCGTTGCTTGCATCCACCCAGGACCGGGAAAAAATGTCAAAGGTACCGATTGGTACTGGATTGATTTTGCTACCTGTATCGACTGCGGAATTTGCTTGCAAGTTTGTCCGGTGGAGGGGGCAATTGTTCCCGAAGAACGACCAGATTTACAAAAAACGCCGTAATTAGCAAAAGGCAGAGGGCAGAGGGCAGAAGGGTCAAGGTTTCAGGGTTAGTTGTTGTCCTAACCCAAATGCGTAGTGCTATATCTTTTATCGTATGCCTTTCTCATTTTCGATCGCGAGGGTAATTTGCACTGGCCCGTAACGATCGCGGATTGCCTGTTCGATTTGACGGGCAACTTTTGGGGCAAGGGTTTGCTCTGTCGATTCTAGAATCAGGTGCATATCAACGTAAAAAAAGCGTCCTACCAAGCCGCGCGATCGAATATTGTCGCAATGGGCAACCCCTTCAACCTCCTTTACCAATTGTTCTAGAACTTCCGGCGCGATCGCGATCTGCTCGATCAAAAGCGGCCAATGCCAGCGAATTAACTGCCAAAAACTATCCAGCGCTAAAATCGCCAACATCATCGCCATCAGCACGTCAAACAACGGTTCGCCCCACCAAACTCCGCCCAAACTGGCAATCACCAAAGCGGTTAATCCCGTCTCTTTGAAAATCTGGTTGGCATTAAAGCGCAACATTGGATAGCGGCGAGTCCTCGATTGAACTCGATTGAAAATCCCCAACCCTAGGGTCGTCGCCACCAAAAACCCCAAAAGCTCTAATAGCGGTATTGTCACGCGAACCGGAAACGGTAAATCCGTCTGTCGCGCGATCGCCATCAGTTGTCGAACGCACAGCCACAGCACGCCCGTACTGCCAAAAGCCACAATAATTGCCAGCAAGAAAACAAAAAAAGTTTCCCGCTTTCCGTGACCGTAAATTTCTCGCCCAGTCGGACGATCGGAACTAATGACCGCCAACCAACTAAACAGCAAACTAAAACAAACAATTAAAGCGTGTAGCGATTCGGCCAGCAAGCTCAGGGATTTCATTTCCCAACCCGTCAACACTTTGACCCCGAACAGCAAAAACATCAACCAGAGTGTTACCCATACAATAATGCGACTGATAAGATAATGATTTTGTCGGTCGGTCATTAGCAGGATGCAAAATGAAAAGAGATCGAAGCTACCCACCCCAAAATATCTGCGTTGTTTTGAGTGGGTTTCCTGTGGTTATATCATACGGAGTACCTCCCCATCGGAATAATTGATAGCTTGAGGATATCTCAACGCTGATGTACAATACGCTTTAAGTCTTTCGAGATAACGGACGGCTTTGATTTTCGAGGAAACTTTGAAAATTACGTCCCCCTTAAGGTCGAGCGTTCCCAATCTGTCGTTGATTGAGTAAAACCTCGAACGTACCGTAAGGATGTAGCTCTTCTAGCTCGAGTGGAAACATAGCAATTTGCGAGGGGTAAAATCCAAGTTTTGCATGAGTCTAGAAAGCCTCAAGAAAGAAAACCGCGATCGGTTGTCTGAGTCATTCAGAAGGACACGTGATTTGAGGGAACCTCAAATTCTTGAGATGTCCGTCTAGACAGGGCATTGTCTAGTAGGAAAGTAGCGTCAGACGAGTTCGACTCGCAAGCTACGTCCGTATCCTAGAATTCCTTCGCCTTTAGGCAGGGGAGTGTGTCAAACTTAATTTAAATAATCTTTCAGTCTGAAAGGCACCTTGGCTATAAACTTGTCTTCTTCCTCAACGGAGCGAACAGCTAGAGTCAAGCTAAACCGAAAAACGATAACAAAAGTAACGTCTAAGTCAAAAGTAATTCTCGATAGGAGGAGCGTAGTCGATGGGACTACCTTGGTACAGAGTACATACAGTCGTCCTGAATGACCCAGGTCGTCTGATTGCCGTTCACTTGATGCACACCGCCCTAGTCGCTGGCTGGGCGGGTTCAATGGCTCTTTATGAGTTGGCAATTTTCAATCCCAGCGATGCTGTCTTAAACCCAATGTGGCGGCAAGGTATGTTTGTCCTGCCTTTCATGTCACGTTTGGGCGTAACCGCATCTTGGGGCGGATGGAATGTTACGGGAGAACCCTACACTGACCCAGGTTTTTGGTCCTTTGAAGGGGTTGCTGCCGCTCACATTATTCTTTCCGGTCTTCTATTTTTAGCTGCCGTCTGGCACTGGGTCTACTGGGATCTAGAACTGTTCAGAGATCCTCGCACGGGCGAACCCGCCCTCGACCTGCCCAGAATGTTCGGCATTCACCTTTTCTTGTCTGGTTTGCTTTGCTTCGGCTTTGGTGCATTCCACCTGACCGGTCTATGGGGACCGGGAATGTGGGTGTCCGACCCTTATGGGGTGACGGGACATATTGAAGCCGTTGCGCCGGAATGGGGACCAGCAGGTTTTAATCCCTTCAATCCTGGGGGCATCGTCGCCCACCACATTGCGGCTGGAATTGTTGGCATTATTGCAGGCTTGTTCCACCTGACCGTTCGTCCGCCAGAACGGCTTTACCGAGCCTTGCGGATGGGGAACATCGAAACCGTACTTTCAAGCAGTATTGCAGCCGTCTTCTTTGCCGCTTTTGTGGTGGCTGGAACGATGTGGTACGGCAGTGCGGCAACCCCCATTGAATTGTTCGGACCCACCCGCTATCAGTGGGATCAAAGCTACTTCCAGCAGGAAATCCAACGGCGCGTTCAATCGGAAGTTGCCGATGGTGCCAGTCTGACTGAGGCATGGGAAACAATTCCTGAGAAATTAGCCTTCTATGACTATGTTGGAAATAGTCCTGCTAAAGGCGGTCTTTTCCGCGTCGGTCCGATGATTAATGGCGACGGTATCGCTCAAACTTGGGAAGGACATCCGGTCTTTACCGATAAAGAAGGGCGCGAATTAAGCGTGCGTCGGATGCCGAACTTCTTTGAAACCTTCCCCGTCATCCTGACGGATTCAGAAGGAATTGTTCGAGCGGATATTCCCTTCCGACGGGCAGAATCGAAGTACAGTATCGAACAAACTGGGGTGACAGTTAGTTTGTATGGCGGTTCCCTTGATGGCAAAACCTTCAAGGATGCGCCGACGGTTAAGCAGTATGCTCGTAAAGCTCAGTTGGGCGAACCCTTTGTATTCGATCGCGAAACAACCAATGCTGATGGTGTATTCCGCACCTCTCCAAGAGGTTGGTTTACCTTCGGACACGCAGTCTTTGCGCTGCTATTCTTCTTCGGTCATATTTGGCATGGTTCTCGCACGCTGTTCCGCGATGTCTTCGCTGGCATCCCAGAAGGTCTGGAGGAGCAAGTCGAATGGGGTATCTTCCAAAAGGTTGGAGACAAGACAAGCCGAGTCAAAGCCTAATTGAGGTGATGGCATAAGCAAGTCGAACTGTTGCATTCGGAGCGTCTGAAGATGCATAACACCGAAGACAACTACCGGATGCAACCCTTTTTCCTGTTAAACTGTTATTTAGAGAGCTTTAGGGAATCAGAACATGGAAAGTGTTGCTTACATTTTGGTTCTAGCGGGTGCTTTGGGAGTTTTGTTTTTCGCGATCGCGTTTCGGGAACCACCTCGGATTGAGAAGTAGAAAACACATTCGCCCCGATCATTGCATCCAATGGGCAGAAGCATGAGTCGTATTCTATCCCTTCTGTATTCAAATACAGAGATATGGGTAGGCGACTCAAGTTTCTGTATTTAGCCAATCTAAAGTATGAACTAATTCAAGCTCCCCAAAACTCTTTGGTGTTCATAGGACGACGTATCGTGCAGTGTCCTTCTTGCCAGCATCCTAATCAGGAAAGTCGAGTATTAGAATCGCGTCCCACAGAAGGCGGGCGTAGTATTCGGCGGCGTAGAGAATGCTTGCACTGCAAGCACCGCTTTACCACCTACGAGCGCATTGAATTCGTTCCCATTACAGTG encodes the following:
- a CDS encoding 2Fe-2S iron-sulfur cluster-binding protein, whose amino-acid sequence is MKRFYTIEIRDRATQQTHILQVPDDRYILHSAEDQGVSLPFSCRNGACTTCAARVISGDIYQPEAMGLSPDLQNQGYALLCVGYPRSDLVVETQDEDEVYELQFGRYFGKGKIRFGLPLDED
- a CDS encoding thermonuclease family protein, which produces MGFKFLHSAIQNAIILLCLIGLASCKTSPPPEGQRAIVQRIVSGQTIEVLFPSQKPALIEKVRLLGIDAPDLQQEPWGKAAKNALTERLGQQAAILLESDREPIDSFGRRLAYVWYEDKLINEELIAQGFVLERSRTPNTKYSQRLSRAQEYARTMGYGIWNPENPLRQTPSAFRSKK
- a CDS encoding inositol monophosphatase family protein codes for the protein MTEDKQQLQNFLDIATEAVLRAGVVLKDYWGNLKAIEEKGSGGDLVTEVDKKSEAIVLQVLRDRVPHHPILAEESGQLGKTENSEYLWAIDPLDGTTNYAHNYPVACISVALLINGKPCVGAIYNPFRNELFRAALGLGATLNYRPIRVSSTATLSNSLLASGFAYDRRETLDNNYAEFCYLTHLTQGVRRAGSAALDLAAVACGRFEGYWERGIKPWDIAAGIILVEEAGGRVTAYDGSPFVMNSGRILATNSHIHSSLSRALLDTPPLDQWAKGIPQ
- a CDS encoding J domain-containing protein codes for the protein MSFKIKRGLFKFDLTDHHAVLGIPINADTKQARKQYLKIARSLHPDTVKSKSDVEKKQASELLSKLVNPAYEQLSKSASQNEYQLVLSQTGKRLAGERNKPALESDIAKQLARAGANIDTAYQTALKQLASSQYEDPAQALKTIAEISELNMVYLMCKQGSGVGVKSKAQPTGSSNASPKSPTGSKPPASAQAQPEKTSPVDPYVRRAQEYIKKNNYAKAVLELRDALKLEPNNSSCHAMLGMTYLRQNQVTMAKVHINKALASNPEEPLALQGKKALDRIMGQTTPSSNKSSAAASQSKSSQQQSKKGLFGGMFGGKKK
- a CDS encoding ATP phosphoribosyltransferase regulatory subunit; this translates as MSTIHQPPAGARDLLPLEVAQKRWIADRLQAVFHRWGYQRIITSTLEWLETLTAGGAIQRSTVIKLEDSSEGALGLRPELTASIARAAVTRMAGETYPQRLYYNANVFRRAHSGHYGKQLEFYQSGVELLFAGGVLADTEILLLLVECLHNLGLGEWNLVLGEAGLTRSLLSPFPDTVREKVRYCIANLDRVTLENLPLSPECLERALLLFDLRGKPEDVLQKVALLDLDETARETVNNLKSLVELLAQNSPVSLPLTLDLSLLETIDYYTGIVFEVVDATHTRILGKGGRYDRLLGLYHPQGQTSPGIGFALNLEDLHACLLSSPQLPQTTPSSDWLVIPPNPQNANAALAYAQKLRASQHLVRVEIDLGGRSREDIRKYARHCRISRLAWIQPDGTPEIETLKV
- a CDS encoding indolepyruvate ferredoxin oxidoreductase subunit alpha; translation: MPHTIVTNICEGVADCVDACPVACIHPGPGKNVKGTDWYWIDFATCIDCGICLQVCPVEGAIVPEERPDLQKTP
- a CDS encoding cation diffusion facilitator family transporter; translated protein: MTDRQNHYLISRIIVWVTLWLMFLLFGVKVLTGWEMKSLSLLAESLHALIVCFSLLFSWLAVISSDRPTGREIYGHGKRETFFVFLLAIIVAFGSTGVLWLCVRQLMAIARQTDLPFPVRVTIPLLELLGFLVATTLGLGIFNRVQSRTRRYPMLRFNANQIFKETGLTALVIASLGGVWWGEPLFDVLMAMMLAILALDSFWQLIRWHWPLLIEQIAIAPEVLEQLVKEVEGVAHCDNIRSRGLVGRFFYVDMHLILESTEQTLAPKVARQIEQAIRDRYGPVQITLAIENEKGIR
- the psbB gene encoding photosystem II chlorophyll-binding protein CP47 — translated: MGLPWYRVHTVVLNDPGRLIAVHLMHTALVAGWAGSMALYELAIFNPSDAVLNPMWRQGMFVLPFMSRLGVTASWGGWNVTGEPYTDPGFWSFEGVAAAHIILSGLLFLAAVWHWVYWDLELFRDPRTGEPALDLPRMFGIHLFLSGLLCFGFGAFHLTGLWGPGMWVSDPYGVTGHIEAVAPEWGPAGFNPFNPGGIVAHHIAAGIVGIIAGLFHLTVRPPERLYRALRMGNIETVLSSSIAAVFFAAFVVAGTMWYGSAATPIELFGPTRYQWDQSYFQQEIQRRVQSEVADGASLTEAWETIPEKLAFYDYVGNSPAKGGLFRVGPMINGDGIAQTWEGHPVFTDKEGRELSVRRMPNFFETFPVILTDSEGIVRADIPFRRAESKYSIEQTGVTVSLYGGSLDGKTFKDAPTVKQYARKAQLGEPFVFDRETTNADGVFRTSPRGWFTFGHAVFALLFFFGHIWHGSRTLFRDVFAGIPEGLEEQVEWGIFQKVGDKTSRVKA
- a CDS encoding photosystem II reaction center protein T encodes the protein MESVAYILVLAGALGVLFFAIAFREPPRIEK